ATGAAGATGATCGATTGTAGAATGTAAGTTTAAGTGCAATGACTTCAGATCATCAAGGTCAGGCATCAAGTCGGAATCATATAAAGATAATGGGGTTCGTATTCTAAACCCGTGACACTCAAACTAATGGTTTCACTACCATAGGGTGTGCTTCTTAAAGCTAGATCGTTTCCTAGTTTTTGATTTTAGAATTTCCGAAGTGTGTTCGTAGACTTCCTCCTGTTTTTCATCGAATATCTTTCGGCCACATTTATATTTTACTAGGCGTTCGATCGCGTCGGGTGGTGGATAATGGCCGCCTGCTTCAAAAAGTTTTGTCATTCGTTTCCTCCTTTCGTAAGTGATTTCGGCAAAAGAAAAAAGCACTAATAATAGTGCCCACTACTCGTTTAATGTGTTCAGGCTATCATTTGTTTCATAATTTTAGAGGCTCAATTTCATCCGATTTACCGTGGACAGACCATCATACGGTTTTTTCACTCCTCTTCTTAAAGTCATTTGACGTTATCTCTAATCCTTCACTAATTTTCCCTTCTGCAATTAAATCAATGAAACAACTAGAGAGAACCACTAACATCATATCTACCATCTCTTGTACAACCAAAATTCCTTCTCCTACCTCACAGATGATAACTTCTTCTCCAAAAACACAGCAATCGGTAATATTGTTACCTCCCGCCCTCTTAATGAGTTAGCTAAATCCGTAATGGGATCCTCACAGATGATAACTTCTTCTCCAAAAACACAGCAATCGGTAATATTGTTACCTCCCGCCCTCTTAATGAGTTAGCTAAATCCGTAATGGGATCCTCACAGCAGACGCATTCTCCTTTTGTACTTTTTTGAATCGGTTTTAAATTTAAGGGAAATGCTCCCGATGGCGGTATAACAGCTATTATTTTACAAATAGGAAAATTGATTCTAACACCACTAGGATCTGTTCCAGAAACAATAAAGTTTTTGACTTCCTTTATTTGAATTTCTAATGAGAAAATGAATCCAGAAGATGCATTAACTATTTGAACTTTTTCTCCAATTAACTGCTTTAATACACACTGCATCGGACAGACGCAACAATCACATATTGATTCATCGAAATGTCCCATGATTTCACCTCCTATTCATAATTTTTGTTAGTGTATTTTATGAGTTTTATTGTCATTATGAATGGACGTTTGTGCCCTATTACAAAATTTCCGCTTATATACTTTACCTCTTTACAACCAACTAGGCTTATCTCTAACAATCTTTTTCGCTCGTTATACTATGGGGAGGAAAAACGAAATGAAATGAACTTATACTATATAATAGAAGTCATAATATTTTTTTCATTAGAAACAGTCGCTATTATAAAGCCTACAATATTTATTAGGTGGTTTTTAAAATCAAAAGTTATAGTTAGGATACTGGGTTTTATTTGTATACTATATGGATTTATGAATTTACTAGAATTAATTAAGCAGAGATATATCTAAGTATCTGAAAGGTGATTTTAATAATGAGAATTTTATATATTTCATTACTTATATTTCTTGTAGGGTGTTCTAATACATATACATTAGAAAATCAACAGAATGAAAACATAAATAATATCGAATTTCAGCAGCAGTTAATTAATGGAACAATAACTGACATTGTTGACGGTGATACCATAAAAGTACAGTTTGAAGGAAAAGAAGAAACAATCCGATTGCTATTAGTAGACACCCCAGAAACTGTTCATCCAAACAAACCTATTCAACCGTTTGGACCCGAAGCATCAAAATTTGCAAAAGATACACTTACATTAGGTAAAAAGGTTCAAATTGAAATTGATGTTTCTGAACGTGATAAATACGGTAGATTACTAGCATATCTGTGGGTAGAAGGGAAATTGTTTAATGAAATGCTCCTAGAAAAAGGACTCGCTAGAGTGGCTTATATCTATCCACCAAACGTAAAATACGTGGATCAGTTTCAGGAGACACAAGAGAAAGCAAGGCAAGAAGGCATAGGGATATGGTCTTTAGAGGATTATGTAAAGGTAGATTGGCTAGATGGTGATGTAACTTTTAACGAAGTTACAGAAAACGAAAGCATAGATCCAGTAACAACAGAAAACAATTCATACATTCAAATTACAGAACTGAATTTAGAGGAAGAATATATAACTATAAAGAATAGTGATAATACAGACATGGATATGACTGGATGGAGTGTGTTAAGTGTGCAAGGAGATCAACGTTTTGATTTCCCTGACTCGTATACGATTAAAGCTGGAGAAACAATCACAATTTGGTCAGGTGATTTTTCCAGAGGTGTATGGTCGTCTGATCTATATTGGACAGAGAAAAACATTTGGAATAACAACGGTGATCCAGCTCAATTAATTGATGCAAATAATGGCATAGTTGATATAGAAGGATAATTAAAAGAATAAATCAAGTAAATAAATAGTAGTAGAAACTTGTGATTTTATAGTCTATATAATCCCCCAGTTCACCACCCTAAAAAGCCAAGCGACTCCTTCAGGATTCCATTGGCTTTTTTAATGGTTTTCGCATGGAAGTAACGTGAATTTTAAAAAAATACCCTCGATTTGAGGAAATTCTTTTGGTTAAAAAAAGCTAGACAGGAGTCCATACAAAAAGTTGGGGTTTTCATAATATATAGAAGGAAAGCAAAATGGTTCAAACTAATTAAAACAAAAAGAGGTGAAAGCCATGTTTGAAAAATCAATTTGCGATTGTTGCGTCTGCCCGATGCAGTTTGTTTTAGAGCAGTTTAGAGGAGAAGAAGTTTTGGTAGATTCAGAATTTGGAGTAGAATTTACAATTCAAATTACGGAAGTC
The window above is part of the Chengkuizengella sediminis genome. Proteins encoded here:
- a CDS encoding thermonuclease family protein, whose translation is MRILYISLLIFLVGCSNTYTLENQQNENINNIEFQQQLINGTITDIVDGDTIKVQFEGKEETIRLLLVDTPETVHPNKPIQPFGPEASKFAKDTLTLGKKVQIEIDVSERDKYGRLLAYLWVEGKLFNEMLLEKGLARVAYIYPPNVKYVDQFQETQEKARQEGIGIWSLEDYVKVDWLDGDVTFNEVTENESIDPVTTENNSYIQITELNLEEEYITIKNSDNTDMDMTGWSVLSVQGDQRFDFPDSYTIKAGETITIWSGDFSRGVWSSDLYWTEKNIWNNNGDPAQLIDANNGIVDIEG